One window of the Rosa rugosa chromosome 3, drRosRugo1.1, whole genome shotgun sequence genome contains the following:
- the LOC133737476 gene encoding uncharacterized protein LOC133737476: MNYNLGAKWEEMTTNEEEEEEEVDASLKIANKIMADAGNWWAHEQLHQQPQWGGSVAGHAYKNRQRGLANQRLLNDYFVDNLVFNDVEFRRRYRMRREVYLRMLDDVQTANSYFRQSYDSAGQPSFSPYQKITCALRMLANACSANCMDE; this comes from the coding sequence ATGAATTACAATTTGGGTGCCAAGTGGGAGGAGATGACCACTaatgaagaggaggaggaagaagaagttgaTGCAAGCCTCAAAATTGCAAATAAAATTATGGCGGATGCAGGAAATTGGTGGGCTCATGAGCAACTTCATCAACAACCACAGTGGGGCGGCTCAGTTGCAGGTCACGCTTACAAAAATCGACAACGTGGGCTAGCTAATCAAAGGTTGTTAAATGACTACTTCGTGGATAATCTGGTGTTCAATGATGTCGAGTTCAGACGTCGCTACAGAATGAGGCGCGAAGTTTACCTTCGCATGCTTGATGATGTTCAGACGGCCAACTCCTACTTTAGGCAGTCATATGATAGCGCTGGCCAACCCAGCTTCTCGCCCTATCAAAAGATAACATGCGCACTCCGTATGCTTGCCAATGCATGCTCAGCAAATTGCATGGATGAATAA